A stretch of the Candidatus Limnocylindrales bacterium genome encodes the following:
- a CDS encoding MSMEG_3727 family PQQ-associated protein, with translation MAGSRRLRAASTAVAVTMLAACEYARLLRPNALKQLTPEMVALVNELPEVDHQNEAIVGRLFAHGGLTRARVGADGVMHAAIAVPENEYIWKPAIVVMPRGGRIHLDISNEDTAHHMAFLPNKGERHLLDLPPKTRGRATLELDQPGLYWFGCPVSNHAGRGMLGLVIVKGTVDEEARLDRPRQKRP, from the coding sequence ATGGCTGGTTCGCGCAGGCTGCGTGCCGCATCAACCGCGGTGGCGGTCACGATGCTGGCCGCATGTGAGTACGCGCGCCTGCTTCGCCCCAACGCGCTGAAGCAGCTCACGCCGGAGATGGTGGCGCTCGTGAACGAGCTGCCCGAGGTGGATCATCAGAACGAGGCCATCGTGGGGCGGCTCTTCGCGCATGGCGGCCTCACGCGCGCCCGCGTCGGCGCCGACGGCGTCATGCATGCCGCAATCGCGGTGCCGGAGAACGAGTACATCTGGAAGCCTGCCATCGTGGTGATGCCCCGAGGCGGACGGATCCACCTGGACATCTCGAACGAGGATACGGCTCATCACATGGCTTTCCTGCCGAACAAGGGCGAGCGGCATCTGCTCGATCTGCCGCCGAAGACCAGAGGCCGCGCCACCCTGGAGCTCGATCAGCCGGGGCTGTACTGGTTCGGCTGCCCGGTTTCCAATCATGCAGGCCGTGGCATGCTCGGGCTCGTCATCGTCAAGGGCACGGTGGACGAGGAGGCGCGGCTGGATCGCCCGAGACAGAAGCGGCCGTGA
- a CDS encoding PQQ-dependent dehydrogenase, methanol/ethanol family: MLAPAILVVAAAVVALPGCRHVPAQYPITQTSVRFDELDASKKGAAPPVVRAVSAQRLERARQEPHNWLTYYGAYDGQRFSTLDQINTGNVRRLQPAWVFQAGVLGLIAAPATYSLEAAPIVVDGVLYLSGWDGYLWALDAATGKLFWRYRHPIPLDVPLCCGNVNRGVAVARGLVFMATINGQLLALDASTGELVWQKTFVDVKAGESATMAPLVVRDKVIVGSSGAEYGVRGHIDAFYVDTGQPAWRHYNVPKPGEEGSETWQQEGSWERGGGAAWITGTYDPALNTLYWGTANPSPDFDGTVRPGDNLFTNSVVALDPDTGRRKWHYQFTPHDLWDYDGVNEMILFDRGGRRLLAHFDKNGYLFILDRTNGALVSVQPFSETTWGSIDRSGNVRVALSPTEEGVEICPGPAGAKEWPHATYSPQTGLLYTPTVDACGTFRRMRTEFREGLSWWGGDAIVSPQQVRGGQIKAFDPATGRQVWAWKGRHPMLSSLLSTAGGLIFAGEPTGEFDAFDARTGKLLWQFQTGTGIHSNPVTYSVDGRQYVAVPTGWGGWMKGFAPEMYGGTRGSALFVFALPQAGR; encoded by the coding sequence ATGCTGGCGCCTGCCATCCTCGTCGTTGCTGCGGCGGTGGTTGCGTTGCCGGGATGCCGGCACGTGCCCGCGCAGTATCCCATCACGCAGACCAGCGTGCGCTTCGATGAGCTGGACGCATCGAAAAAGGGCGCAGCGCCGCCGGTGGTCCGCGCGGTCAGCGCGCAGCGGCTCGAACGCGCCCGGCAGGAGCCGCACAACTGGCTGACCTACTACGGCGCGTACGACGGCCAGCGCTTCAGCACGCTCGACCAGATCAACACCGGCAACGTGCGCAGGCTGCAGCCGGCATGGGTATTCCAGGCCGGCGTGCTGGGCCTGATCGCCGCCCCTGCAACCTACTCGCTCGAAGCCGCACCGATCGTCGTCGACGGCGTCCTCTATCTGTCGGGATGGGATGGGTACCTGTGGGCGCTCGATGCGGCCACCGGGAAGCTGTTCTGGCGCTATCGGCACCCGATCCCGCTGGACGTGCCGTTGTGCTGCGGCAACGTCAATCGCGGCGTCGCTGTCGCGCGCGGCCTCGTCTTCATGGCGACCATCAATGGGCAGCTGCTCGCCCTCGACGCGTCCACCGGCGAGTTGGTGTGGCAGAAGACGTTCGTCGACGTGAAAGCCGGCGAGAGCGCGACGATGGCGCCGCTGGTGGTGCGCGACAAGGTCATCGTCGGCTCCTCGGGCGCCGAGTACGGGGTGCGAGGGCACATCGACGCCTTCTACGTCGACACCGGACAGCCGGCGTGGCGTCACTACAACGTGCCCAAGCCGGGCGAGGAGGGGAGCGAGACCTGGCAGCAGGAAGGCTCGTGGGAGCGCGGCGGAGGAGCCGCATGGATAACCGGCACCTACGACCCCGCGCTCAACACTCTGTACTGGGGCACAGCCAACCCATCGCCGGACTTCGACGGCACCGTCCGGCCCGGCGACAACCTCTTCACCAACAGCGTCGTCGCCCTGGATCCGGACACCGGCCGGCGCAAGTGGCACTACCAGTTCACGCCTCATGACCTGTGGGACTACGACGGCGTCAACGAGATGATCCTCTTCGATCGCGGCGGGCGCCGGCTGCTGGCCCACTTCGACAAGAACGGCTACCTGTTCATCCTCGACCGCACCAACGGCGCGCTCGTCAGCGTGCAGCCGTTCAGCGAAACGACGTGGGGCAGCATCGATCGTTCGGGCAACGTGCGCGTCGCATTGTCTCCGACCGAAGAAGGCGTCGAGATCTGTCCCGGACCCGCTGGCGCCAAGGAATGGCCGCACGCGACCTACAGCCCGCAGACCGGCCTGCTCTACACGCCGACCGTCGATGCATGCGGGACCTTCCGCCGCATGCGCACCGAGTTTCGCGAGGGGCTTTCGTGGTGGGGCGGCGATGCGATCGTTTCACCGCAGCAGGTGCGCGGCGGACAGATCAAGGCATTCGATCCTGCGACAGGGCGTCAGGTGTGGGCGTGGAAGGGCCGCCATCCCATGCTCAGCTCGCTCCTGTCCACCGCCGGCGGACTGATCTTCGCCGGCGAGCCCACCGGGGAATTCGATGCGTTCGATGCACGCACCGGAAAGCTGCTCTGGCAGTTCCAGACCGGCACGGGCATCCACTCCAACCCCGTCACGTATTCGGTCGACGGCAGGCAGTACGTTGCGGTGCCCACGGGGTGGGGCGGCTGGATGAAGGGCTTCGCGCCGGAGATGTACGGCGGGACGCGCGGCAGCGCACTGTTCGTGTTCGCGCTGCCGCAGGCCGGGCGCTGA